A single region of the Populus nigra chromosome 2, ddPopNigr1.1, whole genome shotgun sequence genome encodes:
- the LOC133682536 gene encoding receptor-like serine/threonine-protein kinase ALE2, producing MHTLTTSLLVLCWSSFVLACLGHPLLHVYSSPLPPSWRLSVKDIFVRHGMSAAMSLSFARSQPSHSHVVQPSLGPSLSPAPSPAHQDFLPVPHSAPLPRHHGGHHRHHHRPVKPAVTAPSPSEEQSCDQICTEPLTTVPFGSPCGCVFPMKVRLLLDVALYAVFPVMRELESEVAAGTYLEESQVKIMGAGADSQNQGKTVVDINLVPLGEKFDNTTAILTYDRFWKKKVPLNITLFGNYEVIYISYPGIPSSSPYPNYTGSGPSGSTRDLPITANFVNKNQRMNLRTIVIITLSSFVVLVVFIGAIAIVIRWRKSGRPSSAVGPAFMSSINKRSGIGSFLSSSIASSTPMSLMSNMATCMLSVKTFTFAELEKATDKFSSKRILGEGGFGRVFDGSMEDGTEVAVKLLTRNNQNGDREFIAEVEMLSRLHHRNLVKLIGICIEGRTRCLVYELVRNGSVESHLHGVDNNKGPLDWDARLKIALGAARGLAYLHEDSNPRVIHRDFKASNVLLEEDFTPKVSDFGLAREATEGSHHISTRVMGTFGYVAPEYAMTGHLLVKSDVYSYGVVLLELLSGRKPVDMSQPPGQENLVTWARPLLTSREGLEQLVDPSLVGSYDFDDMAKVAAIASMCVHSEVANRPFMGEVVQALKLIYNDTDETCGDYCSQKESSVLESDFKGDLVPLDSSWWNAGGISPRLTYGRASSFITMQYSSGPLEEMENRPFSASSLDGDRWLSLPIHGNRSGPLKTVRSKPSFYRLRGSMSEHGGGLLSRRFWNDGYCV from the exons ATGCATACCTTGACGACGTCGCTGCTTGTTCTTTGCTGGTCTAGCTTTGTTCTTGCTTGTTTAG GACATCCATTACTTCATGTGTATTCGTCTCCTTTGCCACCAAGTTGGCGATTATCTGTGAAAGACATTTTTGTGCGACACG GAATGTCAGCTGCAATGAGTTTGTCATTTGCTCGATCACAACCATCTCATAGTCATGTGGTTCAGCCTTCTTTGGGCCCTTCCCTCTCACCTGCACCTTCTCCAGCACATCAAG ATTTTCTCCCTGTTCCTCATAGTGCACCCTTACCAAGACATCATGGTGGTCATCACAGACATCATCATCGCCCTGTGAAACCTGCTGTGACTGCTCCATCCCCTTCAGAAGAGCAAA GCTGTGATCAAATATGCACTGAGCCACTCACTACAGTTCCCTTTGGCTCACCTTGTGGCTGTGTTTTTCCTATGAAAGTCAGACTTCTCCTAGATGTGGCACTGTATGCAGTTTTTCCTGTTATGAGAGAACTAGAGAGTGAAGTTGCAGCAGGCACGTATCTGGAAGAGAGTCAGGTGAAAATAATGGGTGCAGGTGCTGATAGTCAAAATCAGGGGAAAACTGTGGTGGATATCAACTTGGTTCCACTTGGAGAGAAGTTTGATAATACTACGGCAATACTTACATATGATAGATTTTGGAAAAAGAAAGTGCCTTTAAATATAACTCTTTTTGGTAATTATGAAGTAATATACATTAGTTATCCAG GGATTCCTTCTTCATCACCATATCCAAACTACACGGGGAGTGGTCCAAGTGGAAGTACCAGGGATCTCCCCATCACTGCTAATTTTGTAAACAAGAACCAGAGGATGAATCTTAGAACCATTGTCATCATTACTCTGTCATCATTTGTGGTTTTAGTGGTTTTCATTGGAGCAATTGCCATTGTCATAAGATGGAGAAAATCTGGAAGACCATCAAGTGCTGTTGGTCCGGCATTCATGTCCTCTATAAATAAAAGATCTG GCATTGGGTCTTTCTTGTCAAGTAGCATTGCAAGCTCAACACCAATGTCCCTCATGTCCAACATGGCTACTTGTATGCTCTCTGTCAAAACATTTACATTCGCTGAGCTTGAGAAGGCAACTGACAAGTTCAGTTCAAAGAGAATTTTAGGTGAAGGGGGATTTGGACGTGTTTTCGATGGAAGTATGGAAGATGGAACTGAAGTTGCTGTTAAGCTGCTTACAAGGAACAATCAAAATGGAGACCGTGAATTTATTGCTGAAGTTGAAATGTTGAGTCGGTTGCATCACCGCAACCTCGTGAAACTCATTGGCATATGTATTGAAGGGCGCACACGCTGCTTGGTGTATGAACTTGTTCGGAATGGCAGTGTAGAATCACACTTGCATG GTGTTGACAATAACAAGGGACCTCTTGACTGGGATGCACGGTTGAAGATTGCCCTTGGAGCAGCTAGGGGATTGGCTTATCTTCATGAAGATTCTAATCCTCGTGTAATTCATCGAGATTTTAAGGCTAGTAATGTTTTACTAGAAGAGGACTTCACCCCAAAGGTCTCTGATTTTGGCTTGGCGAGGGAAGCAACGGAAGGAAGTCATCATATTTCTACCAGGGTGATGGGAACTTTTGG GTACGTTGCCCCTGAATATGCAATGACAGGGCATCTACTTGTAAAGAGTGATGTTTATAGTTATGGGGTTGTGCTGCTTGAGCTTCTATCTGGAAGAAAACCCGTGGATATGTCACAACCCCCGGGACAGGAAAATCTAGTGACTTGGGCACGCCCACTGCTAACTAGTAGAGAAGGATTGGAGCAGTTGGTGGATCCTTCCCTGGTAGGAAGCTATGACTTCGATGACATGGCTAAAGTGGCAGCCATTGCTTCCATGTGTGTTCACTCAGAGGTGGCTAACAGGCCATTCATGGGTGAAGTTGTGCAGGCTCTGAAACTGATATATAATGACACAGATGAGACTTGCGGAGACTACTGCAGTCAAAAGGAGTCTTCTGTTCTGGAATCCGACTTTAAAGGCGATCTCGTTCCTTTGGACAGTAGCTGGTGGAATGCCGGTGGGATCTCCCCTCGGTTAACTTATGGGAGAGCCTCTTCTTTCATTACGATGCAGTACAGTTCAGGTCCACTTGAAGAGATGGAAAACAGACCGTTTTCAGCTTCAAGTTTAGATGGGGATCGGTGGTTGTCTTTGCCGATACATGGGAACCGGTCTGGTCCCTTGAAAACAGTAAGAAGTAAACCATCCTTTTATAGATTAAGGGGCAGCATGAGTGAACATGGAGGGGGGCTCCTGTCAAGGCGTTTTTGGAATGATGGGTATTGtgtttga